A portion of the Hoylesella buccalis ATCC 35310 genome contains these proteins:
- a CDS encoding sugar MFS transporter encodes MKPNDHKLTDKRYTIPFVLITSLFFLWGFARAILDVLNKHFQNVLDISITQSAWIQVTTYLGYFLMAIPAGIFINRNGYRRGVVFGLLLFGVGALLFIPGAQIGEFYVYLAALFVIGCGLVFLETAANPYVTELGPSETSTSRLNLSQSFNGLGSLFATLVVGQFLFNGSETGGNVVVPYTILGALVLAIAVVFARVDLPEIQHQQTVEDQAQGNNYSKLWRHKLFVFGLFALLAYEVAEISINSYFINFVTGQGWMTDNLASVVLTGALAFFMVGRFLGSWIMRRILPQKMLLYCAVGCVCSVGLVLMDIGKVSMIALIANYLFEAIMFPTIFALSLSHLGNLTKSASSLLMMTPIGGCGFLLMGYVADTTNMVIPFFIPWVGYMVVLLFAWYVCRKSLSTTTEQQPN; translated from the coding sequence ATGAAACCAAACGACCACAAACTAACCGACAAGCGTTACACCATACCCTTTGTCCTCATCACCTCCCTGTTTTTTCTCTGGGGATTTGCCCGTGCTATCCTGGATGTGCTCAACAAACATTTTCAGAATGTTCTTGACATATCTATCACACAGTCGGCCTGGATACAGGTAACCACTTATCTGGGTTACTTCCTCATGGCCATCCCTGCCGGTATTTTCATCAACCGCAATGGCTATAGGCGGGGCGTTGTCTTCGGCCTGTTATTGTTTGGTGTTGGTGCGTTACTATTCATTCCCGGGGCGCAGATAGGCGAATTTTATGTTTATCTGGCCGCTCTGTTTGTCATTGGGTGCGGACTGGTGTTCCTGGAGACGGCAGCCAATCCGTATGTCACGGAGCTGGGACCGAGCGAAACGTCAACAAGCAGGCTCAATCTGTCACAGAGTTTTAACGGTTTGGGAAGCCTGTTCGCCACCTTGGTGGTTGGGCAGTTCCTGTTCAACGGCTCAGAAACGGGCGGCAACGTGGTGGTTCCCTACACCATTCTCGGTGCTTTGGTCTTGGCCATCGCCGTGGTATTCGCACGCGTAGACCTACCTGAAATACAGCACCAGCAAACGGTTGAGGATCAGGCGCAAGGCAACAATTATTCAAAGTTGTGGAGGCACAAGCTGTTTGTCTTCGGACTGTTTGCCCTATTGGCCTACGAAGTGGCAGAAATCTCTATCAACAGTTATTTTATCAACTTTGTGACTGGGCAGGGATGGATGACCGATAACTTGGCTTCTGTAGTGCTCACGGGGGCGCTGGCCTTCTTCATGGTGGGACGATTCTTGGGAAGTTGGATTATGCGGCGCATTCTTCCACAAAAAATGCTTTTGTATTGTGCTGTGGGATGTGTGTGTAGTGTAGGACTGGTATTGATGGATATAGGAAAAGTTTCGATGATAGCCCTCATTGCTAACTATCTGTTTGAGGCTATCATGTTTCCCACTATTTTTGCGCTTTCATTGAGCCATTTAGGAAATCTAACTAAGAGTGCATCGTCATTATTGATGATGACCCCTATCGGAGGTTGCGGGTTCCTGTTGATGGGTTATGTTGCAGATACAACAAATATGGTGATTCCTTTTTTTATTCCATGGGTAGGTTATATGGTAGTACTGCTGTTTGCTTGGTATGTATGCAGAAAGAGTCTTTCTACCACAACAGAACAACAACCCAATTAG